In the Terriglobia bacterium genome, one interval contains:
- a CDS encoding IclR family transcriptional regulator, translated as MPSVERALRIFELLSHSQRGLSLSEISRTLALPKSSAFLVVTTLEQNGYLQKNKQTGHYCFGLKLISLSRSALENLDLRQVARPFLQKLAQETRLTVHLAVLERGEAVLIDKIEAPGLVKLATWVGRRMDVNCTGVGKALIAFLPKESFEQEIRGKVLAKHNDQTIVSVRGLEKELTRVRELGYSFDDEEDEIGLRCVGAPIFDYNRAAIAALSVAGTVNQLPLELVPDIGAKVKQTAAAVSARFGFS; from the coding sequence GTGCCTTCGGTCGAACGAGCACTGCGCATCTTTGAACTGTTGTCCCACTCCCAAAGGGGGCTCTCGCTGTCCGAAATCAGTCGAACGCTTGCGCTGCCAAAAAGTTCTGCATTCCTGGTGGTTACAACGCTTGAGCAGAACGGGTACCTGCAAAAGAACAAACAGACCGGGCACTATTGTTTTGGGCTCAAGCTCATCAGTCTTAGCCGAAGTGCACTGGAAAATCTCGACCTGCGCCAGGTGGCGCGACCATTCCTGCAGAAGCTTGCTCAAGAGACCAGGCTTACGGTACATTTGGCAGTCCTGGAACGGGGAGAAGCGGTCCTGATTGATAAAATTGAGGCGCCGGGGCTGGTCAAGCTCGCTACGTGGGTCGGGCGCCGGATGGATGTAAACTGCACAGGCGTAGGAAAGGCGCTGATCGCTTTCCTTCCAAAGGAGTCGTTCGAGCAGGAAATCAGGGGCAAGGTTCTTGCAAAGCACAATGATCAAACCATCGTGTCAGTCCGTGGTCTTGAGAAGGAACTCACTCGCGTGAGAGAGTTGGGCTATTCCTTCGACGACGAGGAGGATGAAATCGGGCTCCGCTGCGTAGGCGCACCCATTTTCGATTACAACCGGGCTGCGATCGCGGCGTTGAGTGTCGCAGGAACCGTCAATCAGCTCCCGCTGGAGCTGGTGCCGGACATAGGTGCGAAAGTCAAACAAACGGCTGCCGCCGTTTCTGCAAGGTTCGGTTTCTCTTGA
- a CDS encoding VCBS repeat-containing protein: MPRCAGFAESKTSIPIRFALQSIPFQLETDETLKAPHAPATMAGGVAVFDYNQDGRPDIFFTNGANIATLKKDLPKYSNRLFRNDGNGVFTDVTDRSGLAGTGYDYGVAVGDYDNDGYPDLFVTGVHCRTLYHNNRDGTFSDATVKSHLDSWNDPDYGHSGPSPPDGSPSTTTV; encoded by the coding sequence ATGCCAAGGTGCGCCGGCTTCGCTGAAAGCAAGACTTCGATTCCCATTCGGTTCGCACTGCAATCCATTCCCTTTCAACTGGAGACAGACGAGACTTTGAAGGCCCCGCACGCTCCGGCGACGATGGCCGGTGGGGTTGCTGTCTTTGACTACAATCAAGACGGACGTCCCGACATCTTCTTCACGAACGGGGCAAACATTGCGACGTTGAAGAAGGACCTGCCAAAGTACTCCAACCGGCTGTTTCGAAACGACGGTAACGGGGTTTTCACGGATGTGACGGACCGGTCAGGTTTGGCCGGCACAGGGTACGACTACGGAGTGGCGGTCGGCGATTACGACAATGATGGTTACCCGGACCTGTTTGTCACCGGAGTTCACTGCAGGACTCTTTATCACAACAACAGAGATGGCACCTTCAGCGACGCCACGGTCAAATCGCATCTGGATAGTTGGAACGATCCGGATTACGGCCACTCTGGTCCGTCGCCGCCGGATGGGTCGCCGTCAACAACGACGGTTTAG
- a CDS encoding TonB-dependent receptor, whose protein sequence is MRVASCRRLVDSFVGLYFLVLLAAGGVPGWAQQVNATLSGTVRDASGAVVPQTSLTVKNVSTGGITTTVSDGSGNYIFPSLRPATYILSAEKNGFNTTEISSITLAVYEKSTIDVVLRVGQVRQTVEVKGASPLVSTTSASVGTLIGERETLDLPLNARRTSALALLVPAVANTSGNSLTSANGNGSGFNQTSFSSVGSTSASNLVLIDGMLNRALNNGGFALDLAPEMVKEFKIQNNVYDATYGVAAGAVMNIVTPSGTNQFHGSAWDYLRNKVLDARNFFALNQTDPVTGAEIPGSARPEFIRNQFGFSVGGPIRKNKTFFFGSYEALRLVQGETSTSVVPTAAERAGDFSSFLTGQNINLCGAGGPANLNFDSGQLFDPASEYQFTCPAGSALAGSTVLAGQPVAGNIVSSINPVAQKVLSLFPTPNAPGIVNFINGKPLREQDDTILIRIDENLSAKDQLFGHYVFGNANVFNPGNFDPFNTFQHYRGQNGVIGWTHVFSPTLLSEARVGVFRGYLKRNCAECPHPPGTLAGFGIQGVAASSTETEIMPSVVFANFAEWGDGGYNPDVVPDMLEKFEGTLTKIRGRHTIAVGGDFNFYQLIGYQDPAQLNGQIFYNGQYSSLAGAVPDASTISDLADMELGFPSSGNYMKNAFVNDYVGGGWFSLFGQDTVRVSDRLSLQLGLRWEYRKQPHDRHDKIATIFPLSNSFTPGDALLVTALPDAENDVLCSQSYFISATGQCLVMTSAQRAQFGLTGGKRRQVSLGDRWHNFAPRLGISWRPTNSNSLVIHGGAGIFYDLPETNQLVAYNNNNPVNSQTLLYEPAIGEPPPLTNGAPTTTETMFAGAAGAAIPLSAVGGQVQALPMYFTPTVYEWSLMVDSQFAQNWALEVGYIGNRGVHLSTYYSPGNQARPGVGDIGPRRVWPDLGAFTYNAYNGISRYNALTARVTKRFSQGLSVLAAYTYSKQLDFNGGDSSEVTLLQDANNPRASYSVGDIDVPQVLSISPIWELPFGSGRRYLNRTGLANALAGGWEFSGIVTFQSGNPYTIYSPEDYSNSGSASPQPDRTCNGAGPKTVEEWFDTSCFTTAPLALALANGAPRFGNSGRNILFGPSLKQWDISFIKRNQISERFTLEFRAEFFNLFNRPHFGNPASTTDTGDFGLIEGAGSPRDIQFGLKLSF, encoded by the coding sequence ATGAGAGTCGCAAGTTGCAGACGCCTGGTCGACAGCTTTGTGGGGCTTTATTTCCTTGTGCTGCTAGCAGCAGGGGGCGTCCCGGGCTGGGCTCAGCAAGTGAACGCGACTTTGAGTGGGACAGTACGCGATGCCAGCGGCGCCGTCGTGCCGCAGACAAGCCTCACGGTTAAAAACGTCAGCACAGGGGGCATTACGACGACGGTTTCCGATGGGTCTGGAAATTATATTTTTCCGTCACTTCGTCCCGCCACATACATCCTTTCCGCAGAAAAGAACGGCTTCAATACAACGGAGATTTCCAGCATCACTCTGGCGGTCTACGAGAAGTCCACAATCGATGTCGTCTTGCGTGTGGGACAGGTGAGGCAAACCGTGGAAGTGAAAGGCGCCTCACCACTTGTCAGCACGACGAGCGCCAGCGTCGGCACACTTATTGGCGAGCGCGAAACCCTCGATCTCCCACTTAACGCCCGCCGCACGAGTGCATTGGCCCTGCTGGTTCCAGCCGTTGCTAATACTTCCGGAAATTCTCTAACTTCGGCCAATGGAAATGGTTCAGGTTTCAACCAGACCAGCTTCAGTTCGGTAGGAAGCACCTCTGCCAGCAACCTGGTGTTGATTGACGGTATGCTCAATCGAGCGCTCAACAATGGAGGATTTGCTCTGGATCTCGCTCCGGAGATGGTGAAGGAATTCAAAATCCAAAACAATGTCTACGACGCCACCTACGGTGTTGCTGCCGGCGCCGTGATGAATATCGTCACCCCATCAGGAACAAACCAGTTTCACGGCTCTGCGTGGGACTACCTTCGCAACAAAGTGCTGGATGCCCGCAACTTTTTTGCCCTTAACCAGACCGATCCGGTCACCGGCGCAGAGATCCCTGGCTCCGCGCGGCCGGAATTTATCAGGAACCAGTTTGGCTTCTCGGTCGGTGGGCCAATTCGGAAGAACAAGACATTCTTTTTTGGAAGTTATGAGGCATTGCGATTGGTTCAAGGCGAGACATCAACCTCCGTTGTGCCCACTGCCGCTGAGCGGGCAGGAGATTTCAGCTCTTTTCTTACTGGCCAAAACATCAATCTTTGCGGCGCCGGCGGTCCCGCTAACCTTAACTTTGATTCAGGGCAACTGTTTGATCCGGCCAGTGAGTACCAATTCACGTGCCCAGCCGGAAGCGCCCTGGCAGGCTCGACTGTACTTGCGGGGCAGCCGGTTGCTGGCAACATTGTCAGCAGCATCAATCCCGTTGCACAGAAGGTCTTGTCACTCTTCCCGACGCCAAACGCGCCCGGCATCGTCAACTTCATAAACGGCAAGCCACTGCGCGAGCAGGACGACACGATTCTAATTCGAATTGATGAAAACCTCTCTGCGAAAGATCAGTTGTTCGGCCACTATGTATTTGGCAACGCCAACGTATTTAACCCGGGCAATTTTGATCCTTTTAATACCTTTCAGCATTATCGAGGTCAGAATGGCGTGATAGGGTGGACGCACGTGTTCTCACCGACATTGCTGAGCGAAGCGCGCGTGGGCGTTTTTCGAGGTTACCTGAAACGAAACTGCGCAGAGTGCCCCCACCCTCCTGGTACGCTGGCTGGCTTCGGAATTCAAGGCGTTGCTGCCTCTTCAACCGAAACTGAAATAATGCCTTCTGTCGTTTTCGCCAATTTCGCCGAATGGGGAGACGGTGGGTACAACCCGGATGTCGTTCCGGACATGCTGGAAAAATTCGAAGGGACGCTGACTAAGATCCGCGGGCGGCACACCATCGCCGTTGGCGGCGATTTTAACTTTTACCAGCTTATCGGGTACCAGGACCCCGCCCAGCTTAACGGGCAGATCTTCTACAACGGTCAGTACTCTTCATTGGCCGGAGCAGTTCCCGATGCCAGTACGATTTCCGATTTGGCTGATATGGAGTTAGGGTTTCCATCCTCCGGGAATTACATGAAAAATGCATTCGTCAATGACTACGTTGGAGGAGGTTGGTTCAGCCTGTTTGGCCAGGACACCGTTCGAGTAAGCGATCGATTGAGTCTTCAGCTCGGCCTGAGGTGGGAATACCGCAAGCAACCCCACGACAGGCACGATAAGATCGCAACGATTTTCCCGCTCAGCAACAGTTTCACGCCGGGAGACGCACTTCTGGTTACTGCGCTCCCCGACGCCGAAAATGACGTCCTCTGTTCTCAATCATATTTCATCTCGGCAACGGGGCAGTGCCTCGTGATGACATCGGCACAGCGGGCGCAATTCGGCCTCACCGGCGGCAAACGCCGACAGGTCAGCCTGGGTGATAGGTGGCATAATTTCGCGCCGCGGCTTGGCATTTCGTGGCGACCCACAAATTCGAATAGCTTAGTGATCCACGGCGGCGCCGGAATCTTTTATGACTTACCCGAAACCAATCAACTGGTCGCATACAATAACAACAATCCTGTCAATTCGCAGACGCTCCTTTACGAGCCGGCGATCGGAGAGCCTCCTCCTCTAACGAATGGCGCTCCAACCACCACCGAGACGATGTTTGCCGGAGCTGCGGGTGCGGCAATACCGCTCTCCGCAGTCGGTGGGCAGGTTCAAGCGCTGCCGATGTACTTTACGCCCACGGTTTATGAATGGAGTTTAATGGTAGATTCGCAATTCGCGCAAAACTGGGCGTTGGAGGTTGGCTATATCGGGAATCGTGGTGTCCACCTGAGTACGTACTATTCTCCCGGAAATCAGGCCAGGCCAGGAGTGGGCGATATCGGTCCGCGGCGAGTATGGCCGGATCTCGGCGCCTTTACCTACAACGCCTACAACGGTATCTCACGATACAACGCGCTAACGGCCAGAGTGACCAAGAGATTTTCGCAAGGACTCTCTGTTCTGGCTGCGTATACCTATTCGAAGCAACTGGATTTTAACGGAGGCGACTCGTCTGAAGTCACGCTTCTGCAAGACGCCAATAACCCCAGGGCCAGCTATTCTGTCGGCGATATCGACGTCCCTCAGGTGCTATCGATTAGCCCTATTTGGGAGCTGCCATTCGGCAGTGGTCGACGGTACCTCAATCGCACAGGTTTGGCCAACGCTCTTGCAGGCGGGTGGGAGTTCAGCGGCATTGTCACTTTCCAGAGTGGAAACCCATATACCATATATTCTCCTGAAGACTATTCGAACAGTGGGTCCGCGTCCCCACAACCTGACAGGACATGCAACGGGGCTGGCCCGAAAACTGTCGAGGAGTGGTTCGATACGAGTTGTTTTACCACTGCTCCCCTTGCACTCGCCCTCGCCAACGGAGCGCCCCGATTTGGCAACTCCGGCCGCAACATCTTATTTGGTCCGAGTCTTAAACAATGGGACATCTCCTTTATCAAGCGCAACCAGATCAGCGAACGCTTTACCCTGGAATTTCGGGCGGAATTTTTCAACCTGTTTAATCGTCCCCATTTTGGTAATCCCGCCTCTACAACGGATACCGGTGACTTCGGTCTGATCGAGGGCGCGGGAAGTCCGCGGGACATTCAGTTCGGGCTGAAGTTGAGCTTTTAG
- a CDS encoding carboxypeptidase regulatory-like domain-containing protein: MKLYLLSGKISHAGEARIRLQGLWLALVLAIVCSLPAAAQTSLSTVRGAVTDQSGALVPGAQVRLIDLSTNIAVRTVSTDANGNYEIPFVKGGHYELTASHTGFDTYTQTDIFLASNETKRVDAVLHVGSTATKVTVSGAAKVIQTEGGSIGGTFTASEYKVLPIPGNSYSSPTDVLATMPLLQFDRENAFNPTLAGQGGNQFNMSMDGVLEENVNTQTVNMEDADEVRLLGVNNSAEYSRIATYDVVTKRGTDKFHGELEYYLRNSALGARGFFDSTKQPIIYNTMTAEASGPLGHRTYFYGMWNGERVKQHTSYLTTVPTDLMRAGDFSQLLPSTVITNPATGAPYPGNVIPPSDLSSSPASAVALATQNNYIPRPNIGGPNALVNNFTFVWPYPGDQYNADVYVGRVDHTFSEKDSIYGRFSSYFPKYILAGNYPALGSSRTRTSYSWAVNETHIFAPNLLNSFQFGGNYDWVENGQPLNGFVTPNGADVVSKIGLQGVNPGNLSGEGFPDMSINGLPTMNAAENGGTSVDAKNYSYTDDVTWVKGRHVVKFGAQIRTYYTRNDLIPDTTFGSFAFDGRFSGYPYADFLLGLPGTSTRLAPIVDRSQHAYEMGYYATDTFKVNRRLTLTYGLRWDYFGSPTFGDGLQYNWDAATGNIIVSQANLSKVSPLFPSNIGVVAGNPTPSPDGKNFVPRVSAAYLLDEKTVIRGGYGIFNEALGPFTITQTQPSQGTGPFELSETYINAFQNGTSGPTVFSFPNPFPGTGAQVPSQNPTGFPQQTKNGMIHQWNLSVERQIASVGVRVSYVGSKGSDLNYFINTDLPVPSSTPFDISLLPYPQFVATNLQRNNGSSEYNALSIEGKRRVGAVTFDWNWTWASNLDTMENLQNPYGPLPWNHDYLTPHNRVVLNTMWEIPVGRGRRFGAKLPGAVNQVVGGWSLYWISYFESGLWFTPQFSGSDPSNTNTFSPIPDRICNGNFPPNQRSINGWFNTSCFAVPPNGRFGNSGVNILEGPGLNNQSVSLTKNFPVTERVHIEFSAMASNVFNHPNFENPGTNDITVPGAGVIGAVPDYYSAVKAGPRLVEGRLRVLW, translated from the coding sequence ATGAAACTGTATTTGCTTTCAGGGAAGATATCTCATGCCGGCGAAGCGCGAATCCGCCTTCAGGGTTTATGGCTGGCTCTGGTATTGGCCATTGTTTGCTCGCTTCCTGCCGCCGCACAAACAAGTTTGTCAACAGTACGAGGGGCTGTTACCGATCAGTCGGGCGCTTTAGTACCCGGCGCACAGGTCCGGTTGATAGATCTGTCGACGAATATTGCTGTCCGGACTGTCAGTACGGATGCCAATGGCAACTACGAGATACCTTTCGTAAAGGGAGGCCATTACGAACTTACGGCGTCACACACTGGATTTGACACCTATACTCAAACGGACATTTTCCTCGCCAGCAATGAAACCAAGCGCGTAGACGCTGTGTTGCACGTTGGTTCAACCGCCACCAAAGTGACCGTGAGTGGGGCGGCGAAGGTGATCCAGACCGAGGGCGGATCTATTGGTGGCACTTTCACTGCCAGTGAGTACAAAGTTCTTCCGATTCCTGGGAACTCCTATTCTTCTCCGACCGACGTTCTTGCCACCATGCCTCTACTTCAGTTTGACAGGGAAAACGCATTCAACCCGACCCTGGCCGGGCAGGGCGGCAACCAATTTAATATGAGCATGGACGGGGTTCTCGAAGAGAACGTCAACACACAGACTGTCAATATGGAGGATGCCGATGAGGTAAGACTCTTGGGTGTCAATAACAGCGCGGAGTACAGCAGGATCGCAACCTACGATGTCGTCACCAAACGTGGCACGGACAAATTCCACGGAGAGCTGGAATACTACCTGCGCAACTCGGCATTGGGCGCGCGAGGCTTTTTTGATTCAACCAAGCAACCGATCATCTACAACACGATGACCGCGGAGGCCTCCGGTCCGCTGGGCCACCGGACCTATTTCTACGGCATGTGGAATGGCGAGCGCGTTAAGCAGCACACATCTTATCTGACGACCGTGCCCACCGATTTGATGCGGGCCGGGGATTTCTCCCAGTTGCTGCCCTCGACTGTCATTACAAACCCAGCGACCGGGGCGCCCTATCCAGGAAACGTTATCCCCCCCTCTGACCTTAGCTCCTCTCCGGCCTCAGCCGTGGCTCTGGCGACGCAAAACAATTACATTCCAAGACCGAACATCGGCGGGCCAAACGCACTGGTTAATAATTTCACATTTGTTTGGCCATACCCTGGAGACCAATACAATGCTGATGTTTACGTCGGCAGAGTTGACCACACATTTTCCGAAAAGGACTCCATTTACGGCAGATTCTCCAGTTACTTTCCCAAGTATATTTTGGCCGGCAACTACCCGGCCCTCGGAAGTAGCCGCACGAGGACCAGCTATTCATGGGCGGTGAATGAGACCCACATCTTTGCGCCGAATCTGCTCAATTCCTTCCAATTTGGTGGCAATTATGACTGGGTAGAGAATGGCCAACCCCTTAATGGGTTTGTTACCCCCAATGGCGCCGATGTTGTATCGAAAATTGGTTTGCAGGGCGTGAATCCCGGAAACTTGTCAGGCGAGGGCTTCCCTGACATGAGCATCAATGGATTGCCGACTATGAACGCTGCTGAGAATGGAGGAACCTCAGTCGATGCCAAAAATTATTCGTATACTGACGATGTGACTTGGGTGAAGGGCCGGCACGTCGTCAAGTTCGGTGCACAAATCAGGACGTACTACACCCGGAACGATCTGATTCCTGACACAACATTCGGAAGCTTCGCGTTTGACGGCCGTTTCAGCGGCTACCCCTATGCGGACTTCCTGCTGGGCCTACCTGGCACAAGCACACGGCTCGCTCCGATTGTGGACAGGTCGCAGCACGCTTACGAAATGGGCTACTACGCGACGGATACCTTCAAGGTGAATCGGCGCTTGACCCTGACCTATGGTCTACGCTGGGACTATTTTGGGTCGCCAACCTTTGGAGACGGCCTGCAGTACAATTGGGACGCGGCCACTGGAAATATCATCGTCTCGCAGGCAAATCTGTCCAAGGTCAGCCCCCTGTTTCCAAGCAACATTGGAGTTGTGGCTGGAAATCCCACGCCGAGCCCGGACGGCAAAAATTTTGTGCCACGAGTTTCGGCGGCATATCTCCTGGACGAGAAGACAGTCATTCGGGGCGGTTATGGAATCTTTAACGAGGCCTTGGGTCCGTTCACCATAACCCAGACGCAGCCATCGCAGGGAACAGGCCCGTTCGAACTTAGTGAGACCTATATCAACGCATTCCAAAACGGAACATCCGGACCAACGGTCTTCAGCTTCCCGAATCCTTTTCCCGGCACCGGCGCTCAGGTTCCATCGCAAAACCCTACCGGGTTTCCTCAACAAACGAAAAACGGGATGATTCACCAATGGAACCTCTCCGTGGAGAGACAAATCGCCAGTGTGGGCGTGCGCGTCTCTTATGTCGGCTCCAAGGGGAGCGATCTCAACTACTTCATCAATACGGACCTGCCTGTGCCGAGTTCGACGCCGTTCGACATCAGCTTGTTGCCGTACCCGCAATTCGTGGCAACCAACCTTCAACGTAACAACGGTAGCTCGGAATATAACGCTCTCAGCATCGAGGGGAAACGCAGAGTAGGTGCGGTTACCTTCGATTGGAACTGGACCTGGGCGTCGAATCTTGACACAATGGAAAACCTGCAAAATCCCTATGGTCCGCTTCCGTGGAACCATGATTATCTGACCCCTCATAACAGGGTTGTCCTGAACACAATGTGGGAGATCCCCGTTGGCAGAGGGCGGCGATTTGGTGCGAAATTGCCGGGCGCAGTCAATCAAGTAGTCGGGGGATGGAGCCTCTACTGGATAAGTTATTTCGAATCTGGCCTGTGGTTCACGCCGCAGTTTTCCGGGTCCGATCCTTCCAATACGAATACTTTCAGTCCAATTCCGGACCGGATTTGCAATGGGAACTTTCCGCCCAACCAACGCAGCATTAACGGGTGGTTTAACACGTCCTGTTTTGCTGTTCCTCCCAACGGAAGATTTGGAAACAGCGGTGTCAACATCCTGGAAGGGCCAGGCTTGAACAATCAAAGTGTCAGTTTGACCAAGAACTTTCCTGTGACTGAACGCGTGCACATTGAATTTTCGGCCATGGCCTCAAACGTTTTTAACCACCCGAACTTCGAAAATCCGGGCACCAACGACATTACGGTTCCGGGAGCGGGTGTGATAGGTGCCGTCCCCGATTATTACAGCGCAGTGAAGGCAGGGCCCCGGCTGGTTGAAGGACGACTCCGCGTCCTTTGGTAG
- a CDS encoding beta-N-acetylhexosaminidase: MRKFEFTTLLMFFLFPVWGLAAHNPLLPRPQQITYGTGHVALRGLAIEFASAPAPEDRFAAEQLAKWLGSRAGAEIPIREVKGNGPAIVLERTGAVDALPMPGEKPGPDSREAYELKVRPSGVTVRARSSAGIFYGAETLRQLVEGEGEQAVLPEVDIHDWPSLAYRGTMVDMSHGPLPTAEEVERQLDFMARWKANQYYFYSEDSIELKGFPLINPEGRFTQDQVREIIAYARQRHIDVVPCLELYGHQHDLFRVERYSSLSDLAHGTEFDPRNPEVMKLLANWINQLAELFPSRFVHIGFDETFQIQMAVKEGGTGSSPTKLFVDQLNNVARLFEQRGKHVMAWADIMVKYPEIVSQMPAGIVAVAWHYEPEPDPEYKYWLGPLAAKGVPHIVATGVTSWNQIATNFDRTFENISTFLAAGRKSHAIGLINTVWTDDGQMLMRMAWPGIAYGAAAPWQSAPMDKAMFFSDYARVMYAPAVSSEVAVALEDLNKSELALEGILGDETMVALWREPFDPQILKKCTAGQSDLRQTRLLAEDAQEHLDRALSLGGDRTTLESLLFGSRLLDYAGQKFQTPPELEELWQKLGPTRPGNEIWWNEWESMTTYQDHSRLVDLMDTITELRAKYRSAWLEEYTPYRLASAIGRWNAEYEYWRRMQSRLLTFSESSREGEKLPPLETLAGAQ, encoded by the coding sequence ATGCGCAAGTTCGAGTTCACCACGCTGCTTATGTTCTTCCTATTTCCAGTCTGGGGGCTTGCTGCTCACAACCCCTTGCTGCCGCGGCCGCAGCAGATCACTTATGGCACAGGACATGTGGCTCTCCGGGGCCTGGCGATTGAGTTCGCTTCGGCGCCAGCCCCTGAAGATCGCTTTGCCGCTGAGCAACTCGCAAAATGGCTGGGATCCCGTGCTGGCGCTGAAATCCCCATTCGTGAAGTTAAGGGAAATGGTCCTGCCATCGTGCTGGAACGCACCGGAGCGGTGGATGCTCTGCCGATGCCGGGTGAAAAGCCCGGTCCTGATTCGCGCGAGGCGTACGAGCTGAAGGTCAGGCCCAGCGGAGTGACCGTCCGCGCTCGTTCCTCAGCGGGAATCTTCTACGGCGCCGAAACGCTGCGGCAATTGGTTGAAGGCGAGGGCGAGCAGGCGGTCCTGCCCGAGGTTGACATCCACGACTGGCCCAGCCTGGCTTATCGGGGAACAATGGTAGACATGAGCCACGGGCCGCTGCCCACGGCTGAGGAAGTCGAGCGGCAACTGGATTTCATGGCGCGCTGGAAGGCGAATCAATACTACTTCTACAGCGAAGACAGCATCGAGCTGAAGGGCTTTCCGCTGATCAACCCGGAGGGCCGGTTTACGCAAGATCAGGTCCGGGAGATTATTGCCTACGCCCGCCAGCGCCACATTGACGTGGTTCCCTGCCTGGAGCTTTACGGCCACCAGCACGATCTGTTTCGCGTGGAGCGCTACTCAAGCCTTTCCGACCTTGCCCATGGAACTGAATTTGATCCGCGCAACCCGGAAGTCATGAAACTACTCGCCAACTGGATCAATCAGCTTGCCGAGTTATTTCCCAGCCGCTTCGTGCATATTGGGTTCGATGAGACGTTCCAGATTCAAATGGCCGTGAAGGAAGGTGGTACCGGATCAAGCCCCACCAAGCTGTTTGTCGATCAGTTGAACAATGTCGCTCGGCTGTTCGAGCAGCGGGGCAAGCACGTGATGGCCTGGGCCGACATCATGGTGAAGTATCCGGAGATTGTGTCCCAAATGCCGGCCGGCATTGTTGCGGTGGCTTGGCATTATGAGCCCGAACCGGATCCGGAATACAAATACTGGCTGGGACCCTTGGCTGCCAAAGGCGTGCCCCATATTGTTGCGACTGGCGTGACCAGTTGGAACCAGATCGCGACAAACTTTGACAGGACGTTTGAGAACATCAGCACCTTTCTCGCAGCCGGCCGCAAGTCTCATGCCATCGGCTTGATCAATACCGTCTGGACCGACGACGGCCAGATGCTGATGCGGATGGCGTGGCCTGGCATCGCTTATGGGGCGGCGGCGCCCTGGCAATCGGCTCCGATGGATAAGGCGATGTTCTTTTCCGACTACGCGCGGGTGATGTACGCGCCGGCCGTCTCCTCTGAAGTGGCCGTCGCCTTGGAGGATCTCAACAAGTCTGAGTTGGCGTTGGAGGGAATTCTTGGGGACGAGACGATGGTCGCGCTTTGGCGGGAACCCTTCGATCCCCAGATACTGAAGAAATGTACGGCGGGCCAAAGTGATCTGCGGCAGACGCGCCTTCTGGCTGAAGACGCACAAGAGCATCTGGATCGCGCCTTGAGCCTGGGCGGCGACAGGACAACCCTCGAAAGCCTGCTGTTCGGCAGCCGGCTGCTTGACTACGCAGGTCAAAAATTCCAGACGCCGCCGGAGCTTGAGGAGCTGTGGCAGAAGCTGGGCCCAACGCGTCCTGGTAATGAGATATGGTGGAATGAGTGGGAGTCAATGACGACCTATCAGGACCATTCGCGGCTGGTCGACCTGATGGACACCATCACGGAGTTGCGTGCAAAATACCGCTCGGCTTGGCTCGAGGAATACACTCCATACCGTCTGGCCTCTGCGATCGGAAGGTGGAACGCGGAGTACGAATATTGGCGGCGCATGCAAAGCCGGTTGCTGACGTTCTCGGAATCTTCTCGGGAAGGAGAGAAGCTTCCGCCGCTTGAAACGCTTGCCGGGGCGCAGTAG